The Ictalurus punctatus breed USDA103 unplaced genomic scaffold, Coco_2.0 Super-Scaffold_100, whole genome shotgun sequence genome has a window encoding:
- the LOC128629669 gene encoding histone H2B-like: protein MPDPAKTAPKKGSKKAVTKTAGKGGKKRRKSRKESYAIYVYKVLKQVHPDTGISSKAMGIMNSFVNDIFERIAGESSRLAHYNKRSTITSREIQTAVRLLLPGELAKHAVSEGTKAVTKYTSSK from the coding sequence ATGCCCGATCCAGCCAAGACTGCGCCCAAGAAGGGatcaaagaaagccgtgaccaaaacggccggcaaaggaggcaagaaacgcagaaagtccaggaaggagagctacgccatctacgtgtacaaggtcCTGAAGCAGGTGCACCCTGACACCGGCATTtcatccaaggccatgggcattatgaactccttcgtgaatgatatttttgagcgcatCGCCGGTGAGTCTTCTCGTCTGGCTCACTATAACAAGCGCTCCACCATCACCTCGAGGGAGATCCAGACCGCCGTGCGCCTGTTGCTTCCTGGCGAGCTGGCCAAGCACGCCGTGTCCGAGGGCACAAAGGCCGTgaccaagtacaccagctccaagtaa
- the LOC128629656 gene encoding histone H2A: MSGRGKTGGKARAKAKTRSSRAGLQFPVGRVHRLLRKGNYAERVGAGAPVYLAAVLEYLTAEILELAGNAARDNKKTRIIPRHLQLAVRNDEELNKLLGGVTIAQGGVLPNIQAVLLPKKTEKAVKTK; encoded by the coding sequence ATGagtggcagaggaaaaaccggcgGAAAAGCTAGAGCTAAGGCCAAGACTCGTTCATCCAgggctggacttcagttccccgtGGGACGTGTGCACAGGCTTCTGCGTAAAGGCAACTATGCCGAGCGCGTCGGTGCCGGCGCTCCGGTCTATCTGGCCGCAGTGTTGGAGTATCTGACCGCTGAGATCCTGGAGTTGGCCGGTAACGCCGCCCGTGATAACAAGAAGACCCGTATCATTCCCCGCCACTTGCAGCTCGCCGTGCGTAACGACGAGGAGCTGAACAAACTGCTCGGCGGAGTGACCATCGCTCAGGGTGGTGTGCTACCGAACATTCAGGCTGTGCTTCTGCCTAAAAAGACCGAGAAGGCCGTCAAGACTAAGTAA